In Dyadobacter subterraneus, a single genomic region encodes these proteins:
- a CDS encoding DUF1328 family protein yields the protein MLRWTVIFLIVAIIAGVLGFGGIAAGAAGIAKILFFVFLVLFVLSLISRGVGRS from the coding sequence ATGCTTAGATGGACAGTAATATTTCTGATCGTTGCCATCATTGCCGGAGTACTTGGATTTGGTGGAATTGCAGCTGGAGCTGCCGGAATTGCTAAAATACTTTTCTTTGTTTTCTTGGTTTTATTTGTATTGAGTTTGATCAGCCGCGGAGTCGGGCGATCCTGA
- a CDS encoding M1 family metallopeptidase: MNKLLFVVLAGLTCTATFAQSDRWQQRVKYQMNIDFDVTKHQYTGTQKLVYSNNSPDTLTKVFYHLYMNAFQPGSQMDVRSRVISDPDPRVKDRISKLSPNEIGYEKILSLKQNGKPLKYQVVGTILEVTLNEKILPKTQHTFDMEFEAQVPIQIRRNGRDNSEGIDYSVAQWYPKLCEYDYEGWHSNPYIAREFYGVWGDFDVKITLDASYIVAATGYLQNPEKIGYGYSKKDVPHKAGEKLTWHFIAPEVHDFMWAADRDYKHDVVKVDDNLDLNFFYQTDTLANVWKEMEPLAVQSFKIMNQKFGRYPYKQYSIIQGGDGGMEYPMATLITGHSNLSGLVSVAVHESIHSWFQGLLGTNESKYSWMDEGFTTYAQNLVLAELFQSKSDPLRATTASYRNLVKSGLEEPMTTHADHYNTNRAYSIASYSKGAVFLNQLSYIIGKDKFENGMKRYFNEWKYKHPNPTDLKRIMEKESGLELDWYWEDFIGTTKTIDYGIKEVVSNAGKTDVVIERIGQMPMPLDIVVSYKDGSQENFYIPLEMMRGEKVEKLYSKTTLLSDWGWTYPEYTFSIDRAMTDVDRIVIDPSGRMADINPENNTYPSLPKVAPRFKGEKINEVR; encoded by the coding sequence ATGAATAAATTGCTTTTTGTTGTTCTGGCTGGCTTAACCTGCACAGCCACTTTTGCCCAGTCGGATCGTTGGCAGCAGCGTGTCAAGTATCAAATGAATATCGATTTTGATGTTACCAAGCATCAATATACTGGCACCCAAAAACTGGTTTACAGCAACAATTCACCGGATACGCTTACAAAAGTTTTTTATCATCTCTACATGAACGCTTTCCAGCCGGGAAGCCAGATGGATGTTCGGTCAAGAGTAATCAGCGATCCTGATCCGCGGGTGAAAGACAGGATTTCAAAATTGTCTCCAAATGAAATTGGATACGAAAAAATTCTATCGTTGAAACAAAACGGCAAGCCTTTGAAATATCAGGTTGTCGGGACTATTCTGGAAGTGACTTTGAATGAAAAGATTCTTCCAAAAACGCAGCACACTTTTGATATGGAGTTTGAAGCCCAGGTTCCAATTCAGATTCGTAGAAATGGAAGAGATAATAGTGAAGGTATTGATTATTCGGTAGCACAGTGGTATCCAAAACTTTGTGAATATGATTATGAAGGCTGGCATTCCAATCCTTACATCGCCCGTGAATTCTATGGTGTCTGGGGAGATTTTGATGTGAAAATTACTTTGGACGCTTCCTACATTGTTGCAGCGACAGGATATCTTCAAAATCCGGAGAAAATCGGTTACGGTTACAGCAAAAAAGATGTTCCGCATAAAGCTGGCGAAAAGTTAACCTGGCATTTTATCGCACCGGAAGTTCACGATTTTATGTGGGCAGCAGATCGTGATTACAAACATGATGTTGTAAAAGTAGACGATAACCTTGATCTCAATTTTTTCTATCAAACCGATACGCTGGCGAATGTCTGGAAAGAAATGGAACCTTTGGCGGTTCAATCTTTTAAGATTATGAACCAGAAATTCGGTCGTTATCCTTACAAACAATATTCGATCATTCAGGGTGGTGACGGCGGCATGGAATATCCGATGGCGACGCTGATTACCGGGCATTCTAATTTGTCAGGTTTGGTTAGTGTAGCCGTTCATGAATCTATTCACAGCTGGTTCCAGGGATTGTTAGGAACCAATGAATCAAAATATTCCTGGATGGATGAAGGTTTTACAACCTATGCGCAAAATCTCGTTTTGGCAGAATTGTTCCAGTCTAAATCAGACCCATTGCGTGCGACAACGGCGAGTTATAGAAATCTTGTTAAGTCCGGTCTGGAAGAACCCATGACAACCCATGCGGATCATTATAATACAAACAGAGCGTACAGTATTGCAAGTTATTCCAAAGGCGCAGTATTCCTGAATCAGCTTAGTTACATTATCGGAAAAGATAAGTTTGAAAATGGAATGAAACGATATTTCAACGAATGGAAATACAAACATCCAAACCCGACAGACCTGAAACGGATCATGGAAAAAGAATCCGGCCTGGAACTGGATTGGTATTGGGAGGATTTTATTGGAACAACAAAAACAATTGATTACGGCATTAAAGAAGTTGTTTCCAACGCCGGTAAAACGGATGTTGTGATCGAAAGAATTGGACAAATGCCGATGCCGCTTGATATCGTAGTAAGTTACAAAGATGGGTCGCAAGAGAATTTTTACATTCCTTTGGAAATGATGCGTGGAGAAAAAGTAGAAAAACTTTATTCGAAAACGACTTTGTTATCAGATTGGGGCTGGACTTATCCGGAATATACTTTTTCAATTGATCGCGCTATGACGGATGTAGACAGAATTGTCATTGACCCAAGCGGTCGTATGGCAGATATTAATCCTGAAAATAATACTTATCCATCGTTGCCAAAAGTTGCTCCAAGATTTAAAGGAGAAAAGATAAATGAAGTAAGATAA
- a CDS encoding DUF5686 and carboxypeptidase regulatory-like domain-containing protein, which translates to MRFILYSLLLCFTITLSQAGGIKGRISNKNGDALPYAGIVVHGTGDGTIANDEGLYEFSLPPGTYQLVFQYLGFKTLTQTVVVGNDFKELNITLEEQALSLGEFTVGNKREDPAYTIMRKSIAKARFHQLQIRSYQAKVYSRSTALPTKIPYLIEKRFKKEGIQEGKAIINESVAEIQYRRPNSFKQHIISTRNSLDNSIPSPNEYILASLYSPEIAGTISPLSPKAFAYYKFEYEGYFEDRGQIINKIKVIPKAYGEGVFRGSLYIIDDRWAIHSYDLETTNSGLDIFAKQIFNPVQNIWLPVNQQFRIKGSYLGFAGEFKYLVSLTYQKLDIDPGLKEEIVVNDPKVDPETAEKVKKKNLEKMIQEQKAFSTKNLRKYTREYDKELKKERKKNGEDQRVVREDSIIVDSSANKRDTTYWENLRPVPLTNTEVQSYALQDSIKIARDERKANDHPDSTNFKPHHILLGNTYKLSNKNSVHIESPFLGFYYNTVEGYALNLAAEYQKKWGKSSYFSVRPYARYTFGRDRFNGNLQMNVGNANSNLMVTAGEMVNQINRDNPITPFGNTVSTLIFERNRAKLYQSKFAKAQYDIRNIFDIVNISTSLEYEQRKELFNMENINSYIDWPKRVFTPNRPINDEENNTGFPDHDAMIFQISADIRPWRRYVVRNGEKRYLRTRKPAFSILYKSGLPFAGDVDYKFLQGGIRQSIELGPRNTVSYSVKGGGFLSKKEMYFPDFRHFLGNESFFRMGDPLTQFRSLPYYEHSTRQWFIEGHALWSMQRFLVTQVPALRLTGIKETVQVHYLFSPTSRHYSELVYGLDHIFKFFRIETVAQFDEAKLQKIEFRVGTIFRISDLR; encoded by the coding sequence ATGCGTTTTATCCTTTATTCCCTGCTTTTATGTTTTACAATTACTCTTTCCCAGGCCGGAGGAATAAAAGGACGCATATCAAATAAAAATGGAGACGCACTTCCTTACGCAGGTATTGTGGTGCACGGAACGGGCGACGGAACCATTGCCAACGATGAAGGTTTATACGAATTCAGTCTCCCACCCGGAACATATCAGCTTGTTTTCCAATATCTGGGTTTCAAAACATTAACTCAAACTGTTGTTGTAGGAAATGATTTTAAAGAATTAAATATTACCCTGGAAGAGCAGGCGCTCAGCCTTGGCGAATTTACGGTTGGAAATAAAAGAGAAGATCCGGCCTACACAATAATGCGCAAATCGATTGCAAAAGCACGTTTCCATCAATTACAAATTCGATCATATCAGGCAAAAGTATATTCCCGCAGTACGGCTTTACCAACAAAAATTCCTTATCTGATTGAAAAACGTTTCAAAAAAGAAGGGATTCAGGAAGGAAAAGCGATTATCAATGAAAGCGTCGCCGAAATTCAATATCGCCGTCCAAACAGTTTTAAGCAACATATTATTTCAACCAGAAATAGTTTGGACAATAGTATTCCTTCGCCCAATGAATATATTCTGGCGAGCTTGTATAGTCCGGAAATTGCCGGAACGATTTCTCCTCTTTCTCCAAAAGCGTTTGCTTATTACAAATTTGAATACGAAGGTTATTTTGAAGACCGGGGCCAGATTATCAACAAAATCAAAGTAATTCCGAAAGCTTATGGAGAAGGTGTTTTCCGTGGCAGTTTATACATTATTGACGACCGCTGGGCAATTCATAGTTACGATCTGGAAACGACGAATAGCGGACTGGATATTTTTGCAAAACAGATTTTCAATCCGGTTCAAAATATTTGGTTACCTGTCAATCAGCAATTTAGGATTAAGGGAAGTTATCTTGGCTTTGCAGGAGAATTTAAATATCTGGTTTCGCTGACGTATCAAAAACTGGATATTGATCCGGGTTTGAAAGAAGAAATTGTGGTAAATGATCCAAAGGTTGATCCGGAAACGGCTGAGAAAGTAAAAAAGAAAAACCTGGAAAAAATGATTCAGGAACAGAAGGCCTTTTCAACCAAAAACCTGAGAAAATATACCAGGGAATACGATAAAGAATTAAAGAAAGAGAGAAAAAAGAATGGGGAAGATCAACGTGTTGTACGTGAGGATTCGATTATTGTAGATTCTTCGGCGAACAAAAGAGATACAACTTATTGGGAAAATCTCCGTCCCGTTCCATTGACTAATACCGAAGTTCAGAGTTACGCATTGCAGGATAGCATCAAAATTGCCAGGGATGAAAGAAAGGCAAATGATCACCCGGATTCTACGAATTTCAAGCCTCATCACATTCTGCTTGGCAATACGTACAAATTAAGCAACAAAAATTCAGTTCATATTGAAAGTCCGTTTCTGGGTTTTTATTACAATACCGTTGAAGGCTATGCGCTTAACCTGGCCGCGGAATATCAGAAGAAATGGGGAAAATCGAGCTATTTTTCTGTCCGCCCGTATGCGCGATACACTTTTGGAAGAGACCGGTTTAATGGAAATCTCCAAATGAATGTTGGTAATGCAAATTCAAATCTGATGGTAACTGCCGGTGAAATGGTTAATCAAATTAACCGGGATAATCCGATCACACCTTTTGGAAACACGGTTTCAACATTGATTTTTGAAAGAAACAGGGCGAAACTTTACCAGTCAAAATTTGCCAAAGCCCAATATGATATCAGGAATATTTTTGATATCGTCAACATTAGTACGAGTCTGGAATATGAACAGCGCAAGGAATTATTCAATATGGAAAATATTAATTCCTACATTGACTGGCCAAAACGTGTATTTACGCCAAACCGTCCAATAAATGACGAAGAAAATAATACCGGATTCCCCGATCACGATGCGATGATTTTCCAGATCAGCGCTGATATTCGTCCCTGGCGGCGATATGTTGTAAGAAACGGAGAAAAGCGTTATTTGAGAACCAGAAAACCTGCTTTTAGTATTTTGTATAAAAGTGGATTGCCCTTTGCAGGAGACGTAGACTATAAATTTTTACAGGGAGGAATTCGTCAATCTATTGAATTGGGACCTAGAAACACAGTGAGTTATTCAGTAAAAGGAGGTGGATTTTTAAGTAAAAAGGAAATGTATTTCCCGGATTTCAGACATTTCCTGGGTAATGAATCGTTTTTCAGAATGGGTGATCCGCTGACACAATTCCGAAGTTTGCCTTATTACGAACATAGTACAAGACAATGGTTTATCGAAGGCCACGCACTCTGGTCGATGCAGCGGTTTTTAGTAACCCAGGTTCCTGCTTTAAGATTGACAGGTATTAAAGAAACGGTTCAGGTTCATTACCTTTTCTCTCCAACTTCCAGACATTATTCCGAGCTGGTTTACGGTCTGGATCATATTTTTAAGTTCTTCCGAATAGAAACCGTCGCCCAGTTTGACGAAGCAAAACTGCAAAAAATAGAATTCCGGGTTGGGACGATATTCAGGATTTCGGATTTAAGATAA
- a CDS encoding ion transporter yields MAINRNSLRGKLFIIIFGANTKRGRLFDVFLLWFILISILVVCLESVPKIRDQYESVFFYLETFFTIIFTVEYFLRIYSHPKPLKYLLSFYGIIDLLSIIPYYLTYFSPASHYLITIRILRLLRVFRILKLSSFVHHAQVLKSALASSLQKITVFMLFIVALVLIIGTIMYVVEGEENGFTSIPQSIYWAIVTITTVGYGDLTPQTSLGQVISSIVMIMGYAIIAVPTGIVTVEMSRSQPPVASKVDQAECLSCGKSMPVNANFCSNCGHPLKE; encoded by the coding sequence ATGGCAATAAATCGTAATTCTTTACGCGGAAAACTTTTCATTATCATTTTTGGGGCAAATACAAAAAGAGGACGTTTGTTCGACGTCTTTCTTTTATGGTTTATCCTGATCAGTATTCTCGTCGTTTGCCTTGAAAGCGTTCCAAAAATTCGCGATCAGTACGAATCTGTATTTTTCTATCTTGAAACTTTCTTCACGATTATTTTCACGGTAGAATATTTTCTAAGAATATACAGTCACCCGAAGCCGCTCAAATATTTATTGAGTTTTTACGGAATCATTGATCTTTTATCCATCATCCCCTACTACCTCACTTACTTTTCACCGGCAAGCCATTACCTCATCACGATCAGAATTTTACGACTTCTACGCGTATTCAGGATTTTGAAATTGAGCAGCTTTGTACATCATGCTCAGGTACTTAAATCCGCACTCGCTTCAAGTTTGCAAAAAATAACCGTCTTCATGCTCTTCATTGTTGCCCTGGTTTTAATCATAGGCACGATTATGTATGTAGTTGAAGGAGAGGAAAACGGCTTTACCAGTATTCCTCAAAGTATATATTGGGCCATTGTTACAATTACGACGGTCGGATATGGAGATCTTACCCCACAAACTTCATTAGGACAAGTAATTTCATCGATTGTGATGATCATGGGTTACGCCATTATAGCCGTACCAACTGGAATCGTTACGGTTGAAATGTCAAGATCTCAGCCGCCGGTTGCCAGTAAGGTTGATCAAGCCGAATGTTTGTCCTGCGGTAAATCAATGCCGGTAAATGCTAATTTTTGCAGTAATTGCGGACATCCGCTTAAAGAATAG
- a CDS encoding DsbA family oxidoreductase has translation MKVEIWSDVMCPWCYIGKRKFEKALEQFPQKDRIEVEWKSFQLNPDMKTDPSRTIVEYLADVKGFTVDHATQMLDNVTNIAAEVGLEYNMEKTVLANSFDSHRFIQFAKKNKLGDAAEEQLFHAYFTEGKNTADHDTLIDLGTKIGLDAEELKSVLDSNQYADAVRKDVYEAQQVGVRGVPFFVLDRKYAVSGAQQPETFLGALQQSFQEWEKENPAPLVSLADGDSCDIDGNC, from the coding sequence ATGAAAGTTGAAATATGGAGTGACGTCATGTGTCCATGGTGTTATATAGGAAAACGCAAATTCGAAAAAGCGTTAGAGCAATTTCCTCAAAAAGACAGAATTGAGGTTGAATGGAAAAGTTTTCAGTTGAATCCCGATATGAAAACAGATCCAAGCCGAACCATTGTTGAATATCTTGCCGACGTAAAAGGTTTCACAGTTGACCACGCTACACAAATGCTGGATAATGTGACAAATATTGCAGCAGAAGTTGGTTTGGAATACAATATGGAGAAAACAGTTCTGGCCAATTCATTTGACAGCCACCGTTTTATCCAGTTTGCCAAGAAAAATAAACTGGGAGATGCAGCCGAAGAACAATTGTTCCACGCTTACTTTACTGAAGGAAAAAATACAGCCGACCACGATACGCTGATTGATCTTGGAACAAAAATCGGACTTGATGCGGAAGAATTGAAAAGTGTTCTTGACAGCAACCAATATGCTGATGCCGTTCGTAAAGATGTTTACGAAGCACAGCAAGTCGGCGTTCGTGGAGTTCCGTTTTTTGTTTTGGACAGGAAATATGCCGTTTCAGGCGCACAGCAGCCAGAAACATTTTTGGGAGCACTTCAACAGTCTTTTCAGGAATGGGAAAAAGAAAATCCAGCGCCGCTTGTAAGCCTTGCAGATGGTGATAGTTGTGACATTGACGGAAACTGTTAA
- a CDS encoding NAD(P)H-dependent oxidoreductase has product MSNLIETLNWRYATKRMTGEKVPAAKLDIILEAIKLSPSSAGLQPYTVFIIEDQEIKEKIQKIAFMQPQIAEASHLIVFASWTKITAEHIDEYMNLISETRGVSSESLDGFRTSITNGILRRPEEINAQWAARQAYIALGHALVAAASEQIDATPMEGFDANGLDEILGLNEKGLHSVVIMTLGYRDAEKDVLASAKKVRRSHEELFVTI; this is encoded by the coding sequence ATGAGTAACCTGATAGAAACACTGAACTGGCGATATGCTACTAAAAGAATGACTGGTGAGAAAGTTCCGGCTGCAAAACTGGATATAATCTTAGAGGCTATTAAACTTTCGCCATCGTCAGCGGGCTTACAGCCATATACCGTGTTCATAATCGAAGACCAGGAAATTAAAGAGAAAATTCAGAAAATAGCATTTATGCAGCCTCAGATCGCAGAAGCTTCTCATTTGATTGTATTTGCATCCTGGACAAAAATTACGGCTGAGCATATTGACGAATACATGAATCTGATCTCCGAAACACGCGGCGTTTCTTCGGAGTCTTTGGACGGATTTAGAACTTCTATCACGAACGGCATTTTACGTCGTCCCGAAGAAATTAACGCACAATGGGCAGCGCGACAAGCATATATTGCTCTGGGACATGCACTTGTGGCCGCAGCTTCCGAACAAATTGATGCGACGCCGATGGAAGGTTTTGATGCGAACGGCCTGGATGAAATTTTAGGGTTAAACGAAAAAGGTTTGCATAGTGTTGTGATCATGACGCTGGGCTATCGTGACGCCGAAAAAGACGTTTTGGCAAGCGCCAAAAAAGTAAGAAGGTCTCATGAAGAGCTTTTCGTTACGATCTAA
- a CDS encoding winged helix-turn-helix transcriptional regulator — translation MEAKEELFQERLSHSDCSKSLLPVRDALDALNGKWKLQIIISLMFGNKRFTQIAKEIPNITDKMLSKELRDLEAHELVKRTVYDSIPVVVEYTLTEHGKSLRELIDVLRVWGIKHRNQVMGKAVLVES, via the coding sequence ATGGAAGCAAAAGAGGAATTATTTCAAGAGAGATTATCACACAGTGATTGTTCAAAAAGTTTGCTGCCCGTTCGCGACGCACTGGATGCATTGAACGGGAAGTGGAAGCTTCAAATCATTATTTCACTGATGTTTGGGAACAAGCGTTTCACACAAATCGCCAAAGAAATTCCGAATATTACGGATAAGATGTTGTCAAAGGAATTAAGAGACCTGGAAGCGCATGAACTGGTAAAACGCACAGTTTATGATTCAATTCCGGTTGTAGTGGAATACACGCTGACCGAACATGGGAAATCTTTAAGAGAATTAATCGATGTGCTAAGAGTTTGGGGAATAAAGCACAGAAATCAGGTAATGGGGAAGGCGGTTCTGGTTGAAAGTTGA
- the fbaA gene encoding class II fructose-bisphosphate aldolase, giving the protein MSETTQRFPAGVITGDGVSEIFRHANENNYALPAVNVVGTNSVNAVIETAKAVNSPVIVQFSNGGGIFFAGKSLSNTDQKAAIAGSISGAQHVHLMAEAYGVPVILHTDHCAKKLLPWIDGLLEAGERHFDKFGKPLYSSHMLDLSEEPLEENIEICSKYFERMAKIGMTLEIELGVTGGEEDGVDNSDVDSSKLYTQPEEVAYAYEELRKISPNFTIAAAFGNVHGVYKPGNVKLEPKILNNSQKYIQEKFGTGELPVNFVFHGGSGSSREEIREAIEYGAIKMNIDTDVQWSTWEGILKYYKEKEGYLQSQLGNPEGADSPNKKYYDPRVWLRKGEESMIARLKVAFEDLNCINRLA; this is encoded by the coding sequence ATGAGCGAAACTACACAACGCTTTCCTGCCGGTGTTATTACCGGTGACGGAGTTAGCGAAATCTTCCGTCATGCCAACGAAAATAACTACGCCCTTCCAGCTGTTAACGTGGTTGGTACTAACTCAGTAAACGCAGTTATCGAAACTGCGAAGGCCGTAAACAGTCCTGTTATTGTTCAGTTCTCAAATGGTGGCGGTATCTTTTTTGCAGGAAAGTCTCTTTCAAATACTGATCAGAAAGCTGCTATTGCAGGAAGTATCTCAGGCGCTCAACACGTTCATTTGATGGCAGAAGCGTATGGTGTTCCTGTAATTTTACATACAGACCATTGTGCTAAAAAACTTCTTCCATGGATCGACGGTCTTTTGGAAGCTGGCGAACGTCATTTTGACAAATTCGGCAAACCATTGTACAGCTCTCACATGCTGGATTTGTCCGAAGAGCCTTTGGAAGAAAACATCGAAATTTGCAGCAAATACTTCGAGCGTATGGCTAAAATCGGCATGACGCTTGAAATTGAATTGGGTGTAACGGGTGGAGAAGAAGATGGTGTTGATAACAGTGATGTTGACAGCTCTAAACTTTATACTCAGCCGGAAGAGGTTGCTTATGCATACGAAGAGCTTCGCAAAATCTCTCCAAACTTCACAATTGCTGCTGCTTTCGGAAACGTTCACGGTGTTTACAAACCAGGTAACGTGAAATTGGAGCCGAAAATCCTTAACAATTCTCAGAAATACATTCAGGAGAAATTCGGAACAGGTGAACTTCCTGTAAACTTCGTATTCCACGGCGGATCAGGTTCTTCCCGTGAAGAAATCCGTGAAGCAATTGAATACGGTGCGATCAAAATGAACATCGATACTGACGTTCAGTGGTCAACCTGGGAAGGAATTCTTAAATATTACAAAGAAAAAGAAGGATATCTTCAGTCTCAATTAGGTAACCCTGAAGGCGCTGATTCTCCAAACAAAAAATATTACGATCCACGCGTTTGGTTGCGTAAAGGTGAAGAATCTATGATCGCTCGTTTGAAAGTAGCTTTCGAAGATTTGAACTGCATCAACCGTTTAGCTTAA
- a CDS encoding hemolysin family protein, translating to MNILLVGLAVLFFVLAGYYGAVRAVLMDISIDRYTLRHENANVIFQTLYWRRLLRMIRLAVVSLGCFYAVAFVFPILKDSLGVAEELTIFILFVGLAILWVLCYTVWVRIGYIFPKILDLKAFPVRFAEWVITPLYWLVEPFVNEHALTHHLRDEAASADDPDFEDHSIDERMFINALDFKDLRIRDCMIPRTEISAVNVNDTIEDLKRTFLASGHSKIIVYRESVDDVLGYCHALSLFRKPKEISSIVTPILIVPEAMPASDLMLRFLEERRSLALVVDEFGGTSGLVSVEDVVEQIFGEIQDEYDSTEDWTERKIDDHTYILSARHEVDYLNEKYGWDLPEGDYDTLAGMLIQVHGDLPEVNDEIDMPPYSFQIISMQDTRIELVKLARHRTGYSQKDIETNEIKP from the coding sequence ATGAACATTCTTCTGGTAGGTCTGGCGGTTTTGTTTTTTGTTTTGGCGGGATATTATGGCGCGGTACGTGCGGTGCTGATGGATATTTCCATTGACAGATATACCCTCCGACACGAAAATGCCAATGTGATATTTCAGACGCTTTACTGGCGCCGGCTTTTAAGAATGATCCGCCTCGCAGTGGTATCTTTGGGCTGTTTTTATGCGGTGGCTTTTGTATTTCCAATCCTTAAAGATTCGCTTGGCGTTGCCGAAGAACTTACGATTTTTATCCTTTTTGTGGGACTTGCTATTTTATGGGTTCTGTGTTACACTGTTTGGGTAAGAATTGGGTATATTTTTCCAAAAATTTTAGATTTAAAAGCCTTTCCCGTTCGTTTTGCTGAGTGGGTAATTACACCATTATATTGGCTGGTTGAGCCATTTGTTAATGAACATGCGCTGACGCATCATTTACGCGACGAAGCTGCTTCTGCCGACGATCCGGATTTTGAAGACCACAGTATTGATGAAAGAATGTTTATCAATGCGCTGGACTTTAAGGATTTACGGATTCGTGATTGTATGATTCCGCGTACCGAAATTTCGGCTGTTAATGTCAACGATACAATTGAAGATCTGAAAAGGACGTTTCTGGCAAGCGGACATTCGAAAATAATTGTATACCGGGAATCTGTTGATGATGTTTTGGGCTATTGCCATGCTTTGTCTCTTTTTAGAAAACCAAAAGAAATCAGCAGTATTGTTACGCCGATTTTGATTGTTCCGGAAGCGATGCCGGCAAGTGATCTGATGTTGCGGTTTTTAGAAGAAAGAAGAAGTCTTGCTTTGGTTGTAGATGAATTTGGTGGGACGTCAGGTTTGGTGAGTGTGGAAGATGTGGTAGAGCAGATTTTTGGTGAAATACAAGATGAATATGATTCTACGGAAGACTGGACGGAAAGGAAAATTGATGATCATACATACATTTTAAGTGCGCGCCACGAAGTAGATTATCTGAATGAAAAATATGGCTGGGATTTGCCGGAGGGCGATTATGATACATTAGCCGGAATGCTGATCCAGGTTCATGGCGACTTGCCGGAAGTGAATGATGAGATTGACATGCCGCCATATTCTTTCCAGATCATATCCATGCAGGATACCAGAATTGAACTGGTAAAGTTGGCCAGACACAGAACCGGATACAGTCAAAAAGATATTGAAACTAACGAAATTAAGCCATAG
- the bla gene encoding class A beta-lactamase, subclass A2 has protein sequence MTINKNFKSSTFFLIALFLVWNLDASAQKKHEIFRQEVDKIISASKSDVGVAIMGLEDKETFLFNEGHKYPMQSVYKFPLAMAVLDQIDKGKLSLSQKIHVTKKDLLPNTWSPLREKYPNGEVDVKISDLIGYAVSNSDNNACDILFRLVGGPKKVDHYIHSLGIKSIAIAATEEEMSKAWNVQFTNWCKPRAMLRLLDLFYKGKNLSKTSTNFLMKTMTETTTGPNKIKGLLPKNTKVAHKTGLSGTNEDGITAASNDVGIITLPNGEHVAVVIFVAHTKLDEKSRDAVIAQISKKAYDYFLAKK, from the coding sequence ATGACCATCAACAAAAACTTCAAATCCTCAACGTTTTTCCTGATTGCGCTATTTCTTGTCTGGAATCTGGATGCTTCTGCACAGAAAAAGCATGAAATATTTCGTCAGGAAGTTGATAAAATTATTTCCGCGTCTAAAAGTGATGTTGGTGTCGCTATTATGGGGTTGGAAGATAAGGAGACGTTTCTGTTCAATGAAGGACATAAATATCCAATGCAAAGTGTTTACAAATTCCCGCTTGCAATGGCCGTTCTGGATCAGATTGATAAAGGCAAATTGTCTCTAAGCCAGAAAATTCATGTTACGAAAAAAGATCTACTTCCAAACACATGGAGCCCGCTGAGAGAAAAATATCCGAATGGAGAAGTTGATGTGAAAATCTCTGACTTGATCGGATATGCAGTTTCAAACAGTGATAATAATGCCTGCGATATTTTGTTCCGTCTGGTTGGCGGTCCTAAAAAAGTCGATCATTATATTCATAGTCTGGGAATAAAAAGTATAGCCATTGCAGCTACGGAAGAAGAAATGTCGAAAGCCTGGAATGTACAGTTTACAAACTGGTGTAAGCCACGTGCCATGCTCCGGTTACTGGATCTTTTTTACAAAGGGAAAAATCTGTCAAAAACCAGCACGAATTTTCTCATGAAAACCATGACTGAAACCACAACTGGCCCTAACAAGATCAAAGGTTTATTGCCAAAAAATACAAAAGTAGCCCATAAAACTGGTTTGTCAGGAACGAACGAGGATGGAATCACGGCTGCTTCCAATGATGTTGGTATTATTACTTTGCCAAATGGTGAACATGTTGCTGTTGTTATTTTTGTAGCACACACAAAGCTGGATGAAAAAAGCAGAGATGCGGTAATAGCTCAAATTTCCAAAAAAGCCTACGATTATTTCCTTGCTAAAAAGTAA